The nucleotide sequence CCGCTGCCTTCTGCCCATGCCCCTGTTTGCCGCCGATATCCAGCCCTTCGACTGGAACCGTATTCTGCTTTCCGACGAAGCTCCGCCGCTGTTCCTGCTGGAAGTGGTGGTGCGCTGCGTGCTGACTTATCTGATGATTATCGGGGCGCTACGCGTAACCGGCCGGCGCGGGGTGCGGCAGCTGTCCATCTTCGAGCTGAGCATCATCCTGGCCCTGGGCTCGGCCGCCGGCGACGCCATGCTCTACCACGATACGCCGCTACTGCACGCGGCCGTAGTGTTTGTGGTCATTTCCGGACTGTATCTGCTGTTCAACCGCCTCACCGAGCGGTTTCCGAAGTTTTCCGACTGGCTGGAAGGAGCACCCGTGCTGCTGGTGGAGGATGGCGAAATCAACCTACCCAACTTCACCAAGCAAAACCTCACCCAGAAGGAGCTGTTTGGGGAGCTGCGGCTGCGCCAGGTGGAGCACCTGGGCCAGGTGCGCCGCGCCTACATCGAGGCCACCGGCGAGGTCAGCATCTATTTCTTTGCCGATGAGGACGTGCGCCCCGGCCTACCCATCTGGCCTGAGCGCAAAACCGACAAGCGCCACCGCGTGGAGCAGGCCGGCCAGCACGCCTGCGCCTGCTGCGCCCATATCCAGACGCTGGCCAAAGGCGAGCTGGCCCGCTGCACCAGCTGCCACCAGGACCAGTGGATTCCGGCCTGCGACGCCAAGCGCATTGCGTAAGCGGCCAGATTATTTTTCTGTGTAGTTGTACGGCACGTAGTTTTCCCACTGCCAGGGCGTAGCTGTGTCACCAAGCAACTGCATTAGCAGCGGCCGGAATAGTTTGTCGGCATTGGAACTGTTGCCCATCAGGAGCAGCGCTTTTTTCTGCTGTGGAAACACCACGCTGTGGTTTTCCCAGCCGTCATCGTGGCCTTCCTTGAAATAGGCTGGTCCGTATGCAGTCTGAAAAACACCCCACCCCAGCCCATAGGCCAGCTGAATGGTGCGGTTGCTGTCCGGGGCGGCCACCGTAGCCAGCGGCCCAAACTGCGCCCGGAAAGGAATTAGGACTTGGGGGCGGATCATTTCGGCCAACGCGGCGGGCGGCAGTACCCGGCCCTGCATAAGAGCGGCTAGAAACGCGGCGTAGTCGGCGGGGGTAGTTTCGAGCGAACCGGCGGCCTGGGCTTTGGCGCGGCGGCGCTTTTCCAACGGTTGGCCCTGTTCGTCGTAGCCCAGCGCATAGTTGGCCTCGAAGGCAGGCTGCCACACGTAGCTGGTGCGTGCGAGGCCCAACGGCTTCCATAACCGTTCTTCACTGAGCTGCAGCAGGCTTTTGCCAGCAATGGTTTCCACCGCTACTTGCAGTAGTTGCAGGCCCTCGCCGGAGTAGCCGTAGCGGGCCCCGGGCTCGAATTTAAACCGCAGCTTTTTGTCGGGCTCAATCCAGCGCCAGTTGGGCAGGCCGGTGGTGTGGCTGAGGGCCATGCGGGCCGTTAGTTTGCGCCATCTCTCATCACCAGCCAGATCCTGCCAGCCAGGTAGCTCCGGAATCGGCCGGCCCACATACTCGTGCAACGGCTTGTCGAGGTCGAGCTGGCCGGCCTGCACCAACTGCATAACCAAGCAAGCAAATACGGCTTTGCTCAAAGACGCCCCATACATAGCCGTATAGGGCTCCATCGGAGCTTTTTCAGCAGCGTTGCGGTAGCCAAATGTGCGCAGATAGCGTACCTGGTTGTTTTCCAGTAGGGCCACCGCCAGCCCCGTTACCCGGGCCGAATCCAGGAGTTTCTGCACGGTGCGGTCCATATCGGCGGGGCGGAGCGTGCGGCCGTCGAGGGTGTGAAACGGCCGGGCCGGTTGCGCCGCCAAAGGCTGGGTTGCCGCCAGAACTCCCGCAAGGAGGAAAAGTGCTTTCATGCTGCCCAAACTGATTGATTACCAAACGAAGAAAAGATTTTCCATCAATATTGCCCTACTGAACGTTCCGCACTTCATGATCCCCTTACTTCACATCCACCACATTGCCATTATCAGCGCCGACTACGCCCGCTCCAAACGGTTTTACACCGAGGTGCTGGGGCTGCGCGTCCTGCGGGAGGTGTACCGCGAGGCCCGGCAGTCGTGGAAGCTGGACCTGGCTTTGGGCGAGCAGTACGTCATCGAGCTGTTTTCCTTCCCCGAGCCGCCGCCCCGCCCTACCCGGCCCGAGGCCGCCGGCCTGCGCCACTTGGCCTTTGCCGTGTCGGACATTGAAGCCACCGTGCGCCACCTCACCACCCACGGCGTGGCCTCGGAACCCATCCGGACGGACGAGTTTACGGGCCGGCGCTTCACCTTTATTGAGGACCCCGACGGCCTGCCGCTGGAGTTTTACGAGGTCTGAACCGGGCCGCGGTGGGTTGGGAAATCGTAGAATGGGCTGGGGCCGACTTGTGCGCTATTGCCCGCCGCCCCCTACCTTGCCCCCATGATACCCGACAACCCCGCACCACTCCCCTACCTCATCATTGATTTCGACAGTACGTTTACCCAGGTGGAAGGCCTCGACGAGCTGGCCGACATTGCCCTCACCGGCCAGCCCAACCGGGCGGAAGTAGTAGCCGCCATCCGCGCCCTCACCGACCGGGGCATGAGCGGGGAGCTGAAGTTTTCGGAGTCGCTGCGGCAGCGACTGGCTTTGCTGCCGGCCCAGCGCGAGCATATCGGGCTGCTGGTGGAGCGGCTGAAGGGCAAGGTGTCGGAGAGCATCCGCCGCAACCGGGGCTTCTTCGAGCAGTTTCCGGGCCGGGTGTACATCGTGAGCAGCGGCTTCCGCGAGTTCATTGAGCCGGTGGTGGCCGAGTTCGGCATCGACGCCGACCACGTGCTGGCCAACACCTTCACCTTCGACGCCGAGGGCCGCATTACGGGCTTCGACGCCACCAACCCGCTCAGCCAGGACGGCGGCAAAATCCTGCAGTTGCGCCAGCTTGATTTGCACGGCCCCGTGTACGCCCTCGGCGACGGCTACACCGACTACCAGATCCGGGAAGCCGGCTTGGCCGACCGCTTCT is from Hymenobacter yonginensis and encodes:
- a CDS encoding DUF421 domain-containing protein, translating into MPLFAADIQPFDWNRILLSDEAPPLFLLEVVVRCVLTYLMIIGALRVTGRRGVRQLSIFELSIILALGSAAGDAMLYHDTPLLHAAVVFVVISGLYLLFNRLTERFPKFSDWLEGAPVLLVEDGEINLPNFTKQNLTQKELFGELRLRQVEHLGQVRRAYIEATGEVSIYFFADEDVRPGLPIWPERKTDKRHRVEQAGQHACACCAHIQTLAKGELARCTSCHQDQWIPACDAKRIA
- a CDS encoding serine hydrolase domain-containing protein; protein product: MKALFLLAGVLAATQPLAAQPARPFHTLDGRTLRPADMDRTVQKLLDSARVTGLAVALLENNQVRYLRTFGYRNAAEKAPMEPYTAMYGASLSKAVFACLVMQLVQAGQLDLDKPLHEYVGRPIPELPGWQDLAGDERWRKLTARMALSHTTGLPNWRWIEPDKKLRFKFEPGARYGYSGEGLQLLQVAVETIAGKSLLQLSEERLWKPLGLARTSYVWQPAFEANYALGYDEQGQPLEKRRRAKAQAAGSLETTPADYAAFLAALMQGRVLPPAALAEMIRPQVLIPFRAQFGPLATVAAPDSNRTIQLAYGLGWGVFQTAYGPAYFKEGHDDGWENHSVVFPQQKKALLLMGNSSNADKLFRPLLMQLLGDTATPWQWENYVPYNYTEK
- the gloA2 gene encoding SMU1112c/YaeR family gloxylase I-like metalloprotein, with the translated sequence MIPLLHIHHIAIISADYARSKRFYTEVLGLRVLREVYREARQSWKLDLALGEQYVIELFSFPEPPPRPTRPEAAGLRHLAFAVSDIEATVRHLTTHGVASEPIRTDEFTGRRFTFIEDPDGLPLEFYEV